The genomic interval AGGATAAACGCCAACGGCATGATCCCGCCCGCGCCGATTCCCTGCAAGGCGCGCGCGAGGATCAAGTGGGTCAGCGTGGTTGCCATTCCGCACAGCACAGAGCCGATGAGGAAGAGCGCCATCGCAAAGACATACAATTTGCGCCTGCCGTAAATATCCGAAAGTTTTCCATACAGGGGAACGGTGGTTGTAGACGTCAGCATGAACGCCGAAAAAACCCATGAGTAATTTTCCAGCCCGCCCAGTTGACCGACAATGGTGGGCATGGCGGTGGCAACGACGGTGGATTCCATCGACGCGAGGAACAGACTGAGCATAATGCCCACTGTGACAAGAATGATGCGATTGCGCGACATGTTTTCCTTATTTGGGTGAAGTGAATACAAAGCCTCGACGGGCTTTGCGCTGATAATCATACCATGCGAATTCAAGACAGCCGCGCAATAGGGCTATCGCATTTAGGGCAATCGCATTTGGCGTGTTTTGAGCCTCGAGATTTTCTAATGCGATTGCCCTACTATCGCATTTCTCTACCGTACAGGAAAGATTTTTACCGCAAAGCACTAAGGTCGCCAAGTGAAAAAGGTTTTCTTTGCGTTCTTTGCGGGTGTCGCATGGCGCCATGGCGACACTTAGCGGTGCAAATGTAAGGTAGAGAGTGATTCAAAAGAAAAAATCTGCGTTTCACCTGCCCTTGCGGGCGGTGCAAGGGTCAGCGTGAATCAGCGTCCCGATTTTGAAAGCGTAAGGTAATCAGATTGTCTGTTTTATTTCCCCTTCAACGGCTTGAACCCCTCACCCAGCGCCTCGTGCGCCGCGCCAACGACCAGGAACGCGCGCGAATCGCATTCATTGACGATGGCTTTGAGCGTGGATACTTCGGCGCGGGTGATGACGCAATACAGCACGGGGCGATTTGCCTTCGTGTACGCGCCCGAACCTTCGAGAACGGTGACGCCGCGTTGCAGTTCATCCAACAAACGTTGGGCAATCGCTTCCGATTCCGAGGTGACGATCATTGCCGTGCGGACGGTGCCGCCGCCTTCGAGGGTCGTTTCGGCGACAAGTCCGCTGACGTACAACGCGATCATCGCGTAGAGGGCTTGCTTCCAGCCGAACACAAACCCCGCGCCGAGGATGACCGCTGAATCGACGAAGAGATAACTTTGCGTGATGGGAATACCGCGCCAGTTGTTGAGGATGCGCGCGAGAATGTCCGAACCGCCGCTGGTGCCGCGCGCGCGATAGACGAGTCCGTAGCCGATACCGCTCACAATGGCTCCGTATAACGTGTTGAGGAACACATCGCCTCGCAGGTCGCGGATCAACGCCGCGCCGGCGCCGCCCTCCGCAAAGAGCAGAGTGTTTGGCAACAGATCGATGAAAATTGAGTATGTGGCAATAGCAACGGCAGTCCGCAAAGCAAAGCGATACCCGCCAAGGAAACGCCAGCCCAAAATAAAAAGCGGAACGTTTCCGATGAGGATCATCAAACCGATCTGCCAGCCCGTGAAATGATTGATGAGTTGCGCGACCCCGCTCACACCGCCCGAAGCAAGATTGGCGGGGATGAAGAACGTCCGGAGCGAGAACGCCTGGATCAAGGCAGAGAGGATGATGAGGAAATAATCGCGGAGGGTGGGAAGATATTTTTTCATTTTATTTTCTGTAGGGGCGGGGTTTCCCTGCCCAATGGTTGAATCACGAACACGGGGCGAGATGACCTCGCCCCTACAATATCAATCCAAAATTTCAACCCCCGCCAACTTCTCGATCACACCGACCACCGCCGAATTATCGAGTTCGCCCATGCCGGCGTCGATCATCTGTTGAAAGAGTTTTGTATTTTCAAGGGTGGACGACACAGGGACATGATATTCCCTCGCCGTATCGAGCACGATCCGCAGATCCTTCAACTGCATGCGCGCCTTGAAGCCGGGGTTGCGATTGCCATCGAACAACCGCGGCGGCTTCACATCCAGCGTCCAGCATTGCGCCGCGCCGCCTTTGATCGCCTCCACCACCTTGCGCGGATCGACTCCCGCCTTCTTCGCGAAGACGAGCAACTCTCCCATCGCCGCCATCTGCGCGGCGACCATGATCTGGTTGGCGGCTTTTGCCACCTGCCCCGCTCCCGCGTCACCGACGTGTGTGACTGTCTTGCCCATGGCAAGCAACACCGGCATAACGCGCTCCAAGGCGGATGCCTCGCCGCCGACCATAATGGCGAGCGTGCCGTTCCTCGCGCCGATATCGCCGCCCGAGACGGGGGCATCGAGCGCAAGCACGTCCTTCTCTTTTAACGTTTCCGCGATCATCCGCGCCGAGGCGGGTTTGATGGTGGAGTTATCGACATACACCAGCCCATGATGCGCGCCTTCGATGATTCCTTGTTCGCCGAGGACAACCTTTTCCACGTCGGGCGAATCAGGCAGGTTGGTGAACACCACATCCACTTGTGAGGCAACTTCACGGGGGGATGAAGCGGCAATCGCGCCTTCCGCCACAAGTTCATCCACCGCGGCGCGCGAACGGTTATGAACCACAACGGGGAATCCCGCGTTCAAAATATTCCGGGCGATGGACTTGCCCATCAATCCCAGACCGATATATCCGACTTTCAACATGATGACTCCTTTTCACCGCGAAGGTTTTGACATTATCTCTTTACCGTACATCTACACCGCTAAGTGTCGCCATGGTGCCATGCGACACCCGCAAAGAAAACCTTTTTAACTTGGCGGCCTTAGCGTGCTTTGCGGTAAAAGTCTTCTCATGTACGGTAGAGAAGAAATTATACCCTTGGAAGATTCGCAGAGATCGGCAAGGAGCAGTGGAAACTTTAAAAGCGGAGAGCCTGCCCCTTGAGGAGGAGAGGCAGGCTCAGGCTGGGAGAGACGCGGGAGCGCGTCGTCTTTTTATTTGATTTGGTACGTCACGTTGACGGTCACAACGAAAGTGAGTTGTCCGGGCGCGATCGGCACTGCCGCCGCTTCTGCCCCGCCGCCACCGCCGCCGCCGCGTCCGTCATACAAAGGATAGGGCTGGTTATCGACGAACGTGATGGTCTGAATTTCGCCCAGCGAAACGCCAGCCACCGAGGACAATTCCTCCGCTTTCGACTTCGCGTCGGCGAGCGCATCGGCGCGGGCTTGCTTGAGGGCTGAGTCCTTATCCGCCACATCGAACTGGATGCTGTTGACCGTGTTCGCGCCGGCGGTCACGACCGTATCGAGTAATCCGCCGAGTTTGCTCAGGTCGCGGATCGTCACATAGACGGTATTATCCACCGAGTAATACTTTTCGCCGGTGGGGGCGCCGGTCAGCGGATCGTATTTGTCGAACGGATAAATGCTGAAGTTGGTCGTGCGGAT from Candidatus Defluviilinea gracilis carries:
- a CDS encoding YitT family protein, whose product is MKKYLPTLRDYFLIILSALIQAFSLRTFFIPANLASGGVSGVAQLINHFTGWQIGLMILIGNVPLFILGWRFLGGYRFALRTAVAIATYSIFIDLLPNTLLFAEGGAGAALIRDLRGDVFLNTLYGAIVSGIGYGLVYRARGTSGGSDILARILNNWRGIPITQSYLFVDSAVILGAGFVFGWKQALYAMIALYVSGLVAETTLEGGGTVRTAMIVTSESEAIAQRLLDELQRGVTVLEGSGAYTKANRPVLYCVITRAEVSTLKAIVNECDSRAFLVVGAAHEALGEGFKPLKGK
- a CDS encoding NAD-binding protein, with translation MLKVGYIGLGLMGKSIARNILNAGFPVVVHNRSRAAVDELVAEGAIAASSPREVASQVDVVFTNLPDSPDVEKVVLGEQGIIEGAHHGLVYVDNSTIKPASARMIAETLKEKDVLALDAPVSGGDIGARNGTLAIMVGGEASALERVMPVLLAMGKTVTHVGDAGAGQVAKAANQIMVAAQMAAMGELLVFAKKAGVDPRKVVEAIKGGAAQCWTLDVKPPRLFDGNRNPGFKARMQLKDLRIVLDTAREYHVPVSSTLENTKLFQQMIDAGMGELDNSAVVGVIEKLAGVEILD
- a CDS encoding SIMPL domain-containing protein (The SIMPL domain is named for its presence in mouse protein SIMPL (signalling molecule that associates with mouse pelle-like kinase). Bacterial member BP26, from Brucella, was shown to assemble into a channel-like structure, while YggE from E. coli has been associated with resistance to oxidative stress.), whose product is MKTKTIVVATLALLALVVSACGVAPAVSGNSAPNRTMSVAGSGTANLVPDIAYIYLGVHTELPSASEAVQANNAQTQQMIEALTNFGIDAKDIRTTNFSIYPFDKYDPLTGAPTGEKYYSVDNTVYVTIRDLSKLGGLLDTVVTAGANTVNSIQFDVADKDSALKQARADALADAKSKAEELSSVAGVSLGEIQTITFVDNQPYPLYDGRGGGGGGGAEAAAVPIAPGQLTFVVTVNVTYQIK